The segment AAATTTGGTTAATAGCCAATAGAACGGTGATAATAGCCAAAATCAAGCCGTTTATAGCCAATTTCCTACGATTAATAGCCAAAAATCAATCCAATAACAGTCAATTCCACTGCCGACCTCTCAGCACTACACCCGAAATTCCCCTATATTTTAAATATAGAATTCGCGCAATAAATGAACAATTTAAAAACAATGCTATGTTAGTTTTCGCTCGCGTCATTTTCTGTTATACTAATTTAGATTAAAAACAGTTAGGAGATGGCAAAGTGAGCAAAGTATTCGTATTTGACCACCCATTAATTCAACATAAGTTAACTTATATTCGAGATAAAAATACAGGTACAAAAGAATTCCGTGAATTAGTTGACGAAGTAGCAACATTAATGGCATTCGAAATTACACGTGAATTACCATTAAAAGAAATCGAAATCGACACACCGGTAACAACTGCGAAAGCAAAAGTTTTATCAGGCAAAAAGATGGCCATTGTTCCGATTTTACGCGCAGGTATCGGCATGGTAGATGGTGTTTTAAAATTAATTCCAGCTGCAAAAGTAGGTCATATCGGACTTTATCGTGATCCAGTAACTTTAAAACCAATCGAGTACTATGCAAAATTACCAGCAGATGTGGAAGAGCGTAACTTTATTATTGTAGACCCAATGCTTGCAACGGGTGGATCAGCAGTAGAAGCGATTAATTCACTGAAAAAACGCGGTGCAAAAAGCATTAAATTCATGTGCTTAATCGCAGCTCCTGAAGGTGTAGAAGAAATTCAAAAGCAACATAATGATGTAGATATTTACATCGCTGCATTAGATGAAAAATTAGACGAACACGGTTATATCGTTCCAGGTTTAGGTGACGCTGGAGACCGTTTATTCGGAACAAAATAATAATTACGTTGAGACGTAATTGAATTAGGGAACGTCCGTATTTATGCGGGCGTTTTAACTATGTAAGCTAATCACAGGGAGGAATTCATTATGACAAAAAAAATAAAAGTAATGACTATTTTTGGTACGCGTCCAGAAGCGATTAAAATGGCACCACTTGTATTGGAATTACAAAAACATCCTGAAAAAATCGAATCAATTGTAACGGTAACAGCGCAACATCGCCAAATGTTAGACCAAGTGTTAGAAACATTTGAAATTACACCTAATTTTGATTTAAATATTATGAAAGACCGCCAAACTTTAGTTGATGTAGCGACAAATGCTTTAATCGGTTTAGATAAGGTTATGAAAGAAGCGAAACCGGATATTGTATTAGTACATGGTGACACGGCGACGACATTTGTAGGCAGTTTAGCAGCCTTTTACAATCAAATTGCAATCGGTCATGTTGAGGCGGGATTACGCACAGGGCAAAAATATTCGCCATATCCAGAAGAGATGAACCGTCAACTGACAGGTGTAATGGCGGACTTCCACTTTTCACCGACAGAGCAGTCACGTGACAATTTACTAAAAGAAAATAAACCAGCCGAAGCGATTTATGTAACAGGAAACACAGCGATTGATGCATTAAAAACAACGGTTCGGGAAAGTTATACACATCCCGTATTAGAACAAATCGGTGCGGATCGCATGATTTTATTAACAGCACACCGCCGTGAAAATTTAGGGGAGCCGATGCGCAATATGTTCCGTGCGATTATGCGCCTATTAGCGGAGCATGATGATATTCAAGTCGTGTACCCTGTGCACATGAATCCAGCTGTTCGTGAAATTGCCAATGAAATTTTAGGCGACAACCCACGTGTACATTTAATCGAACCGCTTGAAGTGTTTGATTTCCATAATTTCGCAGCGCGTTCTTATATGATCTTAACGGATTCAGGTGGGGTGCAAGAAGAGGCACCATCATTAGGGAAACCTGTGTTAGTACTACGTGATACAACCGAGCGCCCAGAAGGAATTGCAGCTGGAACATTAAAGTTAGCAGGTACAGACGAAGAAGTGATTTACACAATGGCGAAAGAATTATTAACGGATAAAGAAGCATATGAAAAAATGGCCCATGCTTCAAACCCATATGGCGACGGATTTGCTTCACAAAGAATCGTAGAAGCATTACTGAAATTAATGAAATAGATATACTTTTATATACAAATTACAGTGAAAACTTAATAATTACTACTAACTTTGAAAAGTCAACCAGAAAATTCGCTATAAGTGTTAATTTTTTTAAATTATATCGAAATGATCGATGGAAACAAAAAAAACGCATAAACTAGCGAATTTTCACGGGGATGAAAAAAGAAAGGGAGAATTTGTGTATATTCATCCACAAATTTGTCAACAATTTGACAAGGTAATCAACAGTATTAAGTTTTTCATCATTACTAATTGACATCAAAAACCCCCTATTGTATGCTTACAAAGGGTAAGAATGATAAGGGTTTCATCAAGTCTAAGGGCGCTGAAACACTTGTTATATCAAGTTTCTACTAGATTGACAGTTGATTTTACGGCTTGTCGATTTACAACGTTTTATGCGTCTGGATTAAAGTCCACCGAAATTATGAGTCATTTAGAAGTATGAAATGAATCGTAACTATCGTTCAATCAATAGTTGAAATTATTTAGTACTTGTAAAGGCCTCTAATTTTTGTAGTACATTCACTACGTTTTAAACTCACTTAATGGTCGATGGACACTTTCATTACTCGAAAAAAGTTTCAGGAGATTAATTGCCAATGCTAGATTTGCATCAAGTTTTTGCTTTGCAGAAGAAAGCGTTATTTTTTTTGCTTGCTATTTGTGCTTTAGGCTGGGGATTTTCACCATATGAATTGATATTTGCCGGTATAGCCTTGGGTGCGTTCTTTGGTACGTATAACTTTTGGATATTAGTTCGACGTATGGAAAAATTTGACCGTTCCATTAGTGAAGGGACAAAAGTAGCATCTATTGGTACGGCATTACGCTTCGGATCAGGTGTTGCCGCAGTCGCAATCGCAATATCGTTGCCACAATATTTCCACTTAATAAGCACGGTCATTGGTCTGATGATTCCGTACATCTTTTTAGTAATAGAAAGAATCGTACATCATATAAAAAACCATTAATGTGCATTTGAAAGAGAGGTGAATGCAGAAATGAATCATACAGCTCCAGAGGCCCATTTGGATTTAGGCTTTATGACACTTACGTTCAATTTATCTACAGTAATGATGCTTTTAATATCTGCTACTATTGTATTTTTAATCGCGTTTATCTCAACACGTAAACTTGCGTTAAAACCTACGGGTATGCAAAACGTCATGGAATGGATAATGGATTTCGTGAAGGGCATTATTAAGAGTAACATGGACTGGAAAACAGGTGGTCGCTTCCACATTCTAGGTATTACACTGATTATGTTCATTGCCGTTTCGAACTTAATTGGTTTACCATTAGGTGGTATCGCATATGGGACAGACTTATGGTGGAAATCGCCAACAGCTGACCCAGTAGTTACAATGACATTAGCAGCAATGATTTTAGTTTTAACACAGTACTACGGTGTGAAAATGCAAGGTACAGGTGGTTATGCTAAAACATTCTTCCAACCAATGTCATTCATGTTCCCGTTAAAAATTATCGAGGAGTTCGCAAATACGCTTACACTCGGTCTACGTCTTTACGGTAACATTTATGCGGGTGAGATTTTAATCGGTCTTATCGCAGGTTTAGCCGCTTCAGGCACAGTATTTGGCTTCGTTGGTGCAGTTGTACCGATGATGGCATGGCAAGGATTCTCGATCTTCATCGGGTTTATCCAAGCTTTCATTTTCACTATGTTAACGATGGTATACATGGCTCATAAAGTGAGTACAGACCATTAATTATAAATTTCCGCATTCAAAGTAGTGCGGCGATTTGAACCACAAAAAAACACATAATCCAAGGAGGATATTTAAAATGACAGGTTCAATAGGTTTATTAGCAGCAGCAATCGCAATTGGTTTAGCAGCACTAGGTGCAGGTATTGGTAACGGTTTAATCGTTTCAAAAACAGTAGAAGGTATCGCTCGTCAACCAGAAGCACGTGGCGCACTTCAAACTGTAATGTTCATCGGGGTTGCATTAGTAGAAGCATTACCGATCATCGCAGTAGTAGTAGCATTCATCGTAATGAACCAATAGTCTTAACAGATTATTATTTACAAGTGGCGAAGCAGCGTTTGATACAACCCTTCGCCATTCCTTTTGTATGAAATGAAGAATTTTCTTTTTTACAATTTTCAACTCGAAATTAAAGATGTAGACAATATAGATTTATGAACTCAAAGCTCTTGAAGGGAGTGAAACAATCGTGTTTTTAGATTATCTTGTACTAGGTGCAGGTGCTAGCAAAATCAACTTAGGTGATGTTTTAGCAACACTAGTTATTTTCTTAGGTTTAATGATGCTTCTTAAAAAGTTCGCTTGGGGTCCTTTAATGGGAATCATGCAAGAACGTGAAGAATTAGTTGCAACAGGTATTGATGCAGCTGAGAAAGCTAAAAAAGAAACGCAAGCACTATTAGAACAACAAAAGAGCCTTCTTAAAGAAGCTCGTACGGAAGCACAATCAATTATTGAAGGTGCTAAAAAGCAAGGCGAAGCAACACGCGAAGAAATCGTGTCAACTGCACGTGCTGAAGCAAACCGTTTAAAAGAAGCTGCTGTACGTGATATCGAAGCAGAAAAAGAAAAAGCAATCGCTGCTGTACGTGAAGAAGTAGTTTCACTATCAGTACTTGCTGCGTCTAAAGTTCTTGGAAAAGAAATTTCAGAAGAGGACAACAGCGCATTAATTAAAGAAACGATTGCGAAGGCAGGCGAAGCGAAATGAGTCAATCGACTGTAGCGAAGCGTTATGCTCAAGCTCTATTTGAATTATCTGCCGGGCAAAACACTGTTGCAGAAGTAAGTTCAGATTTAAAGGAACTTGTAAAAGTAATTGAAACGGACGAAGAGTTCGTTTTATTACTAAAAGCACCTAAAATCTCAGCTACTCGCAAAAAAGAACTTGTTGCAGAACTTTTATCTGGTGCACAACCAGCTGTAATCAATATGATTTCTATTTTAATCGATAAAAAACGTATTGACGAAGCTACAAATGTAGCAGAAGCATTCCAATTTTTAGCGGCTGACGCGCAAGGCGCAGCTGACGCAAAAGTATTCTCGACACGTGCATTAACAGATGCAGAGCGCACAGAAATTTCTGTAGCATTCGGCAAATTAGTGGGCAAAGAGAAATTAAACATTACAAACGAAATCGACCCATCTCTAATCGGTGGTGTACGAGTTCAAATCGGCAACTACATTTACGACAGCACTGTAACATCTAAGTTAGAGGGTTTAAAACGTATTTTAGTTGGTTAATTTTATGAAATGTGAGAGGTGAACATACATGGGCATCAAAGCTGAAGAAATCAGCAGTCTGATTAAAAAACAGATCGAAAATTACGAATCTGAGCTTAAAGTAAGCGAAGTTGGTACTGTAATCACAGTTGGTGACGGTATCGCTCGTGCTCATGGCCTCGACAACGCCATGGCTGGAGAGCTTTTAGAGTTCTCAAACGGTGTTATGGGTATGGCACAAAACTTAGAAGAAGGTAACGTAGGTATCATTATTCTAGGGCCATTCGCAGACATCAAAGAAGGCGATGAAGTTCGTCGTACAGGTCGTATCATGCAAGTACCAGTTGGTGAAGAACTAATTGGTCGTGTTGTAAACCCACTTGGTCAACCAGTTGACGGTTTAGGTCCAATCAACACAACAAATTCTCGTCCAATCGAAAGTCCAGCTTTCGGTGTAATGGCTCGTAAATCAGTTCATGAACCATTACAAACAGGTATTAAAGCAATTGACGCTTTAGTTCCAATCGGCCGTGGTCAACGTGAGTTAATCATCGGTGACCGTCAAGTAGGTAAAACTTCTGTAGCAATCGATACAATCTTAAACCAACAAGGTGAAGATATGATTTGTATCTATGTTGCAATCGGTCAAAAAGAATCAACTGTACGTGGTGTAGTTGAAACTTTCCGTAAAAACGGTGCATTAGACTACACAATCGTAGTTACAGCATCTGCTTCTCAACCAGCTCCATTATTATACCTTGCTCCTTTCGCAGGTGTATCAATGGCTGAAGAGTTCATGTTACAAGGTAAACACGTTTTAATCGTGTATGATGACTTATCTAAACAAGCATCAGCTTACCGTGAACTTTCATTACTATTACGTCGTCCTCCAGGTCGTGAAGCTTACCCAGGTGACGTATTCTACTTACACTCACGTTTATTAGAGCGTGCAGCGAAGTTAAATGAAACTTACAAAAACGGTTCTATCACAGCGTTACCGTTCGTTGAAACACAAGCAGGCGATATCGCAGCTTACATCCCAACAAACGTTATCTCTATTACTGATGGACAAATTTTCTTACAATCTGACTTATTCAACTCTGGTGTACGTCCAGCAATCAACGCTGGTTTATCAGTATCACGTGTAGGTGGTTCTGCTCAAATCAAAGCGATGAAAAAAGTAGCTGGTACATTACGTCTTGACTTAGCAGCGTTCCGTGAATTAGAGTCATTCGCTCAATTCGGTTCTGACTTAGATAAAATTACTTTAGCTAAATTAGAGCGTGGTAAACGTACTGTTGAGGTTTTAAAACAAGACTTAAACAAACCACTTAAAGTTGAAAAACAAGTTGCGATTCTATATGCATTAACTAAAGGTCACTTAGATGATATTCCAGTACAAGACATCGTTCGTTTTGAGCGTGACTTCTTAAGCTGGTTAGAAACAAACCACACTAACGTTTTAGATCATGTTCGTACTACAAAAGAACTTGCTCCAGACGCAGAGTACGTAGCAGCTCTTACTGAGTTCAAAAAAACTTTCGCAAAATCTGAGTAAGACTCATTAGAAAGCAGGCGTACTACTAGTTAATTGAACTAGTAGTCCTTGCTTAAATGAATAAACAGTAGCACTTGATTAAAAAACATAAGGTGGTGAAATACCAGTGGTAAACTTACGCGAAATCAAAGGTCGTATAAATTCGACAAAGTCAACGAAACAAATTACGAAAGCGATGCAGATGGTTTCTTCTTCAAAGTTACGTCGTGCAGAGCATAACGCTAAGTCATATGTACCTTACATGGAAAAAATCCAAGAAGTAGTGGGCGCAATCGCATCAGGTACGAAAGACAGTGGACATCCAATGTTAATCTCTCGTCCTGTTAAGAAAACAGCTTACTTAGTTATCGGGTCGGACCGTGGTCTTGCAGGTGCTTACAACTCAAGTATCCTTCGAGAAGTTCAAAGTACAATTGACCAACGTCATAAGTCTAAAGACGAATACGTTATTTTAGCAGTTGGTCGTGTTGTTCGTGATTACTTTGTAAAACGTGATCATAACGTTATCGCTGAGGTGGTTGCTCTACCAGACCAACCAACTTTTGCTGATATTAAAGAAATCGCCCGTAATGCTGTTGGTATGTTCATTGATGGTACTTATGATGAACTTCATATGTATTACAATCACTTTGTCAGCGCAATTACTAACGAAGTGACTGCAACAAAAGTTCTTCCATTAACTGATATTGCACCAGCTGCAGGTACAGCTTCGTATGAATTCGAGCCATCTGGTGAAGCAATTCTAGAAGTATTACTTCCACAATATGCGGAAAGCCTAATTTATGGGGCAATATTAGACGGAAAAGCAAGTGAACATTCAGCGCGTATGACTGCTATGAAAAATGCAACAGATAATGCAGATGACCGTATTTCTGAACTATCATTGCAATATAACCGTGCACGTCAAGCGGCGATTACACAAGAAATTACAGAAATCGTTGGTGGAGCTGCAGCCTTAGAATAGGATCAGCCCCGCACCAACGTCGTATAAGAATACGATAGGAGGGTACACAGTAATGAACAAAGGATACGTTCTTCAAGTAATGGGTCCAGTAGTAGACGTTAAGTTCTCTAATGGTCAATTACCAGAAATTAATAACTCATTAACAGTTACAATCGAACGTCCAGGCGAAGCAGCAACATCTCTTGCATTAGAAGTTGCGTTACACCTAGGCGACGACGCTGTTCGTACAATTGCAATGTCATCTACTGATGGCTTACAACGTGGAGCAGAAGTAACAGACTCAGGAAAACCAATTTCAGTACCAGTAGGTCAAGCAACATTAGGTCGTGTATTCAACGTACTTGGTGAAGTAATTGACTTAGGTGAAGAAATTCCAGCTGACGTTCGTCGTGATTCAATTCACCGCGAAGCGCCAAAATTTGATGAATTATCAACTACTGTTGAAATCCTTGAAACAGGTATCAAAGTAGTAGACTTATTAGCACCTTACATCAAAGGTGGTAAAATCGGTCTATTCGGTGGTGCCGGCGTAGGTAAAACAGTATTAATCCAAGAATTAATTAATAACATCGCACAAGAACACTCAGGTATTTCTGTATTCGCAGGTGTAGGTGAGCGTACTCGTGAAGGTAATGACTTATTCTTCGAGATGACGGATTCAGGCGTTATTAAACAAACAGCGATGGTATTCGGTCAAATGAACGAGCCACCAGGCGCACGTATGCGTGTAGCTTTAACTGGTTTAACAATGGCAGAATACTTCCGTGATGAAGATGGTGCAGACGTACTATTATTCATCGACAATATTTTCCGTTTCACTCAAGCAGGTTCTGAAGTATCAGCGCTATTAGGTCGTATGCCTTCAGCGGTAGGTTACCAACCAACACTTGCTACTGAAATGGGTAAATTACAAGAACGTATTACATCTACTACAAAAGGTTCTGTAACTTCTATCCAAGCGATCTATGTACCAGCCGATGACTATACTGACCCGGCTCCGGCTACAACTTTCGCTCACTTAGATGCAACAACAAACCTTGAGCGTAAATTATCTGAGATGGGTATTTACCCAGCGGTTGACCCATTAGCTTCGACTTCTCGTGCTTTATCACCAGAAATCGTAGGCCCAGAGCATTACGAAGTAGCGACAAGAGTTCAACGTACAATCCAACGTTACCGTGAGTTACAAGATATCATCGCCATCTTAGGTATGGATGAGTTATCTGATGAAGATAGACAAACAGTAGACCGTGCTCGTCGTATTCAGTTCTTCTTATCTCAAAACTTCCACGTAGCGGAGCAATTTACAGGTCAAAAAGGTTCATACGTACCAGTTAAAAATACTGTAAGCTCATTCAAGGAAATCCTTGAAGGCAAGTATGACCATTTACCAGAGGATGCATTCCGTTTAGTTGGTGGCATTGAAGACGTATTACAAAAAGCTAAAGATATGGGCGTTGAAGTTTAATAAAAACGGCGAGGAGGAAAAAATATGAAGACAGTAACAGTCAACATTGTCACTCCCGACGGCCCAGTATACGATTCAGAAGTATCAATGGTAGTCGCTAAAACAACTTCAGGCGAAATTGGTGTTCTTGCTGGACACATTCCAACGGTTGCTCCTTTAGCAATCGGCGCTGTAAAGTTGAAAAAGGCAGATGGTTCTACTGAACTAGCTGCTGTTAGCGGTGGTTTTATTGAAGTACGTCCTGACAAAATTTCAATTTTAGCACCTTCAGCTGAAGTGGCTTCAACAATTGATATTGCTCGAGCTAAAGAAGCTTTAGCTCGTGCTGAGGAACGCGTTCAAAAACAAAAAACCGACAACATTGATTTCAAACGTGCTGATTTATCATTAAAACGTGCGTTGAATCGTATCAACGTTCATCAGGGTAACATCTAATTTAACTTGCTTCAGCGGAAATCCTCCACTTCTATAAGTGGGGGATGAATGCTAAGGAAAGTAATTTTATTCGGTGGGGTTCAACCCCCTGCTGAATCAAGTTAAGCCCCGGCGGATGTCACAGATTTTAAGGGGAGTTTTTCGAGCTCGCTCGAAAAAATCTGGACGCAATTACGCCAGGGCGTAATTGATTTTAAAGTGGGCAGAGCAATCTGTCCGCTTTTTTGTGAATAGAAAAGTAATTTTGTCATCGAGGAAATTTATTTCATAGAAGAGGAAGTGAAATACATGGAAAATCTTTATATGCAGGCGGGTCAACAGGCATTAGTAAGTGTAGCAGCATATATTGTATTCATAGGTATTTCTTTTTATGCATTACAAGGTATTCGAATTGAACAATTATTTAAAAAGGGGAAAACCTTCCAAATCCAACTATTTTATATTGTCATGAGTATTACAATTGGATCGACAGTGGCAGATTTTTTCATTAACTTTACAAATTGGTCCCAAAAAATTACGTATATTTTCAATTAAAAGGGATGTAACAATTTATACCTTGTAGGGAAGAATAATGAGTTATCATTCGCTACAAGGTATAAAGATTTCCTAGGAAATAATGAATGTTCAACTGCGGGACATAATTAGGAGATCCAAACCGGTGAATTTAGACACATTCACCATATTTGCGTAAGATGCGTACTATAAAAGATAGCAAATATCTTAAATTTAGCTTAAAATAGTGATTTGGGCGCTTGAATAAAGGCGTTAATAGTTGTAACATAATCTTTGTGTGTAAAATTAGAAGTGAAATGAATTTCAACTTAATTCAGTGGGGTTAACCCCAGCTGAATTAAGTTAAGCCCCGGCGGATGTCACAGATTTTTTAGGGGTGAGGATGTCAGCCTAAAGACGTCACATCGTGTGACGACGGCTGACTGACCCACGTCCTGTGGGCCCGAGCTCGAAAAAATCTGGACTAAAGTTAGCCGAGGCATAATTGATATATATTGCAAGATTATTAATTTTTAAGAATTGAATTCGGAGGGACGAATTGTGGAGAGAATTATTGTTACAGGGGGCCAAACATTAAAGGGAACAGTGCGAGTAGAAGGCGCGAAAAACGCTGTATTACCTATCTTGGCTGCATCTCTTTTAGCTTCTAAAGATAAAAATAGAATTACAGATGTTCCGAACTTAGCTGATGTAAGTACAATCAGTGAAGTATTAAAAAGCGTAAATGCAACAGTAGAATATAATGTAGCACAAAATGAAATGATTATAGATGCTTCCGCAGAACTTTCAAGTGAAGCGCAATTTGAATTTGTCAGTAAAATGCGCGCATCGATTTTAGTAATGGGTTCTTTACTTGCACGCAATGGTTTTGCGCGAGTAGCATTACCAGGTGGCTGTGCAATTGGATCACGTCCGATTGAACTGCATTTAAAAGGCTTTGAAGCAATGGGGGCTAAAATCTCTTTTGGTCACGGTTATGTAGAAGCAAAGGTCGAGGACAAATTAAAAGGTGCTGAAATTTACTTAGATTTCCCTAGCGTTGGTGCAACAGAAAATATTATGACAGCTGCAGCACTTGCAGAAGGCATAACGATTATTGAAAACGCCGCAAAAGAACCGGAAATTGTAGATTTAGCAAACTTTATTAATGGTATGGGTGGCCGTGTCATTGGTGCCGGTACAGATACAATCCGTATTGAAGGGGTTAAAGCATTAAAAGGTTGCGAACATGCAATTATCCCAGACCGTATTGAAGCAGGTACATTTATGGTAGCCGCGGCAATTACACGCGGTGATATATTCATAGAAAATGCTGTACCAGAGCATATGGTGGCATTAATTGCAAAAATGCGTGAAATGGGTGTCGAAATTATAGAAGAGGGCGAGGGATTGCGCGTCCGTGCCAAGGACCCAATCAAAGCAGTAGATATTAAAACGATGCCGCATCCAGGTTTCCCGACAGATATGCAGTCTCAGCTAATGGCATTAATGCTTACAGCGAAAGGCACAAGTATCATTACAGAAACAGTATTTGAAAATCGATTCATGCATGTCGAAGAATTCCGTCGCATGAATGCTGAAGCAAAAATCGAAGGGCGTTCTGTTTTCATTGAAGGTGAGAAGAACCTACAAGGTGCAGAAGTATCGGCAACTGATTTACGCGCAGCAGCAGCACTTATACTAACTGGTTTAGTTTCTGAGGGTGTTACACGCGTTACAAAGCTTCATCACTTAGACCGAGGCTATGTTGACTTCCATAAGAAATTAGCAGCATTAGGTGCCAATATAGAGCGTGTGCAAACCGATGAACAAATCAACGAGCTAGCAGCAGAATCAAACATTGTAAATGCATAACGAATACGAATGAATACGTTAGAAGAAACTAGTGTTTAACAATACTAGTTTCTTTTTTTGTTGTTCTCTTAAATCTCATAAAAGGAAAATCCAATGAATGTTTTTCTCTATTGAACATACATTGTCATATGAAAAAATTGCTAATCATTATTTTATTGTTTTGCATTCCATTGTATTTTGTAAAAGGTTTAAAAAGCACACCACAAACACAAGAAACACCAGAAGCACAAGAAAAACAATGCGAAATTTATGTGAAGGTGAATGGTGGAGAAATTGCGCTCAATGAATATTTAGTTGGCGTGTTAGCAGGGGAGATGCCGGCAAGTTTTCATGAGGAGGCATTAAAAGCACAGGCTATTGCTGCAAGAACTTATGCATTAAGGAAAACAGAATATGGTAAAAAGGAAATTCAAGCAACAACAGCCCATCAAGTATTTGAAACCGTAGAAAAGCGGAAGGAAAAATGGCAATCCGTATTTTCTACGTACGAGAATAAGATTGAGCAAGCAATAGAAGCAACGGGAAATCAAGTTTTGACGTATGATGGTGAATTAATTACTGCTATGTTTCATGCATCCTCTAGTAAACAAACGGAATCGGCAAAAAACTATAGCGGCCATGATATACCTTATTTACAATCGGTTTCATCAATAGAAGAACCTTTAATTGAAACAGTCAATTTTACTTTTGCTCAGCTCAATGAAAAACTCAAGCAAAAGCTAAGCGCTGATGCGTATGGCAACATGAAACTTGCTAGAAATGATACGAATCGCATTGAGCAAGTGACGATTGGTAAAGTTGGATGGTCTGGTAGAGAGTTTCGAGAGTTGCTTCAATTAAAATCTACAGACTTCTCTGTGAAATGGTCGACAAAAGGGCTTGAAGTTATAACACGTGGATATGGTCATGGGGTAGGAATGAGTCAGCACGGTGCTAATGCGATGGCGAAGGATGGTACAACAGTGGAAGGAATTTTGAATAATTACTACCCAGGAGCACAAATTGAAGAAGCAAATTATTGCAAAGAAGTAGGGAAACAATAGCGTTCTCTCCTCATTTTCAGAAGGGGGGTCCAAACGTCTACGTGGGAGATAAAAAATAATGAAGTATCACAGTGAATAAGTATGTTTAGATTCTCAAAAATTGGTCTACACTTCCACTAGAGGTGATGATGATGAGAGAAGATAAACAAAAGCCTTCTCAAAAGACGCTTATGCAGCAGGCGTGGTTTTGGCCAGCTATCTATGGCGGAATGGCATTGATGATTGTTGCAGTAATTTTTGGCTTTAACCAACTTTATGAAAGTCAACAGGAAACGGCATTAGTTGAGGAAGCGATGTTACCAGAGCCTGGGTTAGTAGAAACGGCTGCACGTGAAGAAACATTGAAGTATCCGTTTAAAGAAGAATTGGTGAATGAAGTAGCCATACTTCAGAATTTTTATGATGTGAATGC is part of the Solibacillus sp. FSL K6-1523 genome and harbors:
- the atpE gene encoding F0F1 ATP synthase subunit C, giving the protein MTGSIGLLAAAIAIGLAALGAGIGNGLIVSKTVEGIARQPEARGALQTVMFIGVALVEALPIIAVVVAFIVMNQ
- a CDS encoding ATP synthase subunit I produces the protein MLDLHQVFALQKKALFFLLAICALGWGFSPYELIFAGIALGAFFGTYNFWILVRRMEKFDRSISEGTKVASIGTALRFGSGVAAVAIAISLPQYFHLISTVIGLMIPYIFLVIERIVHHIKNH
- the atpA gene encoding F0F1 ATP synthase subunit alpha — translated: MGIKAEEISSLIKKQIENYESELKVSEVGTVITVGDGIARAHGLDNAMAGELLEFSNGVMGMAQNLEEGNVGIIILGPFADIKEGDEVRRTGRIMQVPVGEELIGRVVNPLGQPVDGLGPINTTNSRPIESPAFGVMARKSVHEPLQTGIKAIDALVPIGRGQRELIIGDRQVGKTSVAIDTILNQQGEDMICIYVAIGQKESTVRGVVETFRKNGALDYTIVVTASASQPAPLLYLAPFAGVSMAEEFMLQGKHVLIVYDDLSKQASAYRELSLLLRRPPGREAYPGDVFYLHSRLLERAAKLNETYKNGSITALPFVETQAGDIAAYIPTNVISITDGQIFLQSDLFNSGVRPAINAGLSVSRVGGSAQIKAMKKVAGTLRLDLAAFRELESFAQFGSDLDKITLAKLERGKRTVEVLKQDLNKPLKVEKQVAILYALTKGHLDDIPVQDIVRFERDFLSWLETNHTNVLDHVRTTKELAPDAEYVAALTEFKKTFAKSE
- a CDS encoding F0F1 ATP synthase subunit delta, translated to MSQSTVAKRYAQALFELSAGQNTVAEVSSDLKELVKVIETDEEFVLLLKAPKISATRKKELVAELLSGAQPAVINMISILIDKKRIDEATNVAEAFQFLAADAQGAADAKVFSTRALTDAERTEISVAFGKLVGKEKLNITNEIDPSLIGGVRVQIGNYIYDSTVTSKLEGLKRILVG
- the upp gene encoding uracil phosphoribosyltransferase, with the translated sequence MSKVFVFDHPLIQHKLTYIRDKNTGTKEFRELVDEVATLMAFEITRELPLKEIEIDTPVTTAKAKVLSGKKMAIVPILRAGIGMVDGVLKLIPAAKVGHIGLYRDPVTLKPIEYYAKLPADVEERNFIIVDPMLATGGSAVEAINSLKKRGAKSIKFMCLIAAPEGVEEIQKQHNDVDIYIAALDEKLDEHGYIVPGLGDAGDRLFGTK
- the atpF gene encoding F0F1 ATP synthase subunit B, producing the protein MFLDYLVLGAGASKINLGDVLATLVIFLGLMMLLKKFAWGPLMGIMQEREELVATGIDAAEKAKKETQALLEQQKSLLKEARTEAQSIIEGAKKQGEATREEIVSTARAEANRLKEAAVRDIEAEKEKAIAAVREEVVSLSVLAASKVLGKEISEEDNSALIKETIAKAGEAK
- the wecB gene encoding non-hydrolyzing UDP-N-acetylglucosamine 2-epimerase; the encoded protein is MTKKIKVMTIFGTRPEAIKMAPLVLELQKHPEKIESIVTVTAQHRQMLDQVLETFEITPNFDLNIMKDRQTLVDVATNALIGLDKVMKEAKPDIVLVHGDTATTFVGSLAAFYNQIAIGHVEAGLRTGQKYSPYPEEMNRQLTGVMADFHFSPTEQSRDNLLKENKPAEAIYVTGNTAIDALKTTVRESYTHPVLEQIGADRMILLTAHRRENLGEPMRNMFRAIMRLLAEHDDIQVVYPVHMNPAVREIANEILGDNPRVHLIEPLEVFDFHNFAARSYMILTDSGGVQEEAPSLGKPVLVLRDTTERPEGIAAGTLKLAGTDEEVIYTMAKELLTDKEAYEKMAHASNPYGDGFASQRIVEALLKLMK
- the atpB gene encoding F0F1 ATP synthase subunit A gives rise to the protein MNHTAPEAHLDLGFMTLTFNLSTVMMLLISATIVFLIAFISTRKLALKPTGMQNVMEWIMDFVKGIIKSNMDWKTGGRFHILGITLIMFIAVSNLIGLPLGGIAYGTDLWWKSPTADPVVTMTLAAMILVLTQYYGVKMQGTGGYAKTFFQPMSFMFPLKIIEEFANTLTLGLRLYGNIYAGEILIGLIAGLAASGTVFGFVGAVVPMMAWQGFSIFIGFIQAFIFTMLTMVYMAHKVSTDH